The following are encoded together in the Saccharospirillaceae bacterium genome:
- a CDS encoding helix-turn-helix domain-containing protein: MIQAQIELFLAALGTGLSLSLALLIARDYLDTPAAKAFIMLLLCANVHMYHLFMPEDWFVLSWSVQSMAPAMFWIASRYTFVDPGDSRTLSWTLAMTSFLLPFLWLLTGKPAELRTVLIDMPQKLEYVVVMLGIFEIINNWNNDLVEARRRLRGGLLLSMGIATGWSIFSYRFSIGGDAIRYLGINISLIIMVWFLLQSRPELWKLRGNSADRLARTAPDEEAPAERHPAPEETAPLTHQNPHLEQLHTLMATGFYRQENLTLAILAQALALPEYKLRATINKSLGYNNFNEYINQLRIGEAANRLVNEKETPVTNIALDVGYRTMSSFNRAFRKIHSMTPSQYRDSDGLATKPDSEKTNTAVMH, from the coding sequence ATGATTCAAGCGCAAATTGAGCTTTTCCTGGCCGCCCTTGGTACGGGCCTGTCTTTGTCACTAGCTTTGCTGATTGCCAGAGACTACCTGGATACCCCGGCCGCCAAAGCCTTTATCATGTTACTGCTGTGCGCCAATGTGCACATGTATCATCTCTTTATGCCGGAAGACTGGTTTGTCCTGTCCTGGAGTGTACAAAGCATGGCACCGGCGATGTTCTGGATCGCCTCACGCTACACCTTTGTTGACCCTGGCGACTCGCGCACACTGAGCTGGACGCTGGCTATGACCAGTTTTCTTTTGCCTTTTCTTTGGTTGCTGACAGGTAAACCCGCGGAGTTACGCACCGTATTGATCGATATGCCACAAAAGCTCGAGTACGTGGTAGTGATGCTTGGTATCTTTGAAATCATCAACAACTGGAATAACGACCTGGTTGAGGCGCGGCGGCGCCTGCGAGGTGGTTTATTACTGTCAATGGGAATTGCCACTGGCTGGTCGATATTCTCCTATCGCTTCAGTATTGGGGGTGATGCCATACGCTATCTGGGTATCAATATCAGCCTGATTATCATGGTCTGGTTCCTGCTTCAGAGTCGCCCTGAATTGTGGAAATTACGCGGCAACTCTGCTGACCGGCTGGCGCGCACTGCGCCGGACGAGGAAGCTCCGGCAGAGAGACATCCAGCGCCCGAAGAAACTGCCCCCCTCACCCACCAGAATCCTCACCTGGAACAGTTACACACGTTAATGGCAACAGGCTTCTACCGGCAGGAAAATCTGACGCTGGCGATCCTGGCACAGGCACTGGCACTGCCAGAATACAAGCTGAGAGCAACAATTAATAAATCACTGGGATATAACAACTTTAATGAGTACATCAATCAACTGAGAATTGGCGAAGCAGCTAATCGCCTGGTCAATGAAAAAGAAACCCCCGTGACCAATATTGCCTTAGATGTCGGGTATCGCACTATGAGTTCGTTCAACCGGGCATTCCGTAAAATTCATAGTATGACGCCATCGCAATATCGTGACTCAGACGGTTTAGCAACCAAGCCAGACTCGGAAAAGACGAATACTGCGGTCATGCACTGA
- a CDS encoding ABC transporter substrate-binding protein yields the protein MTNSFPTPEKTTLTVGYMPLSDSLPLIAAQELGYFQQQGLDVKLQQEVSWANIRDKLLVGHFDAAQMLAPMLLASHLGLGGLKKSMLAPMSLALNGNALTISNSLAQRLSDHTGLDELYTDSNKAGAAMADIIDQNKRDGRDKLVFAVVFPFSVHNLMLRDWLAGAGINPDDDVQLVVLPPSQMVEHLQQQHIDGFFAGAPWNSVAIQQGVGQCLLAGPDLWDEAPDKVLGVTQDWSQQHPNTLSAVIRAIKAGCQWAAENPQAGAELLSQHLDLPLECLLPALSGHFVYRNEQPPRYIADMLVFTPERACAAQQQHATWFLQQMQRWGWLPQSSNIADIASQCYRDPAQSL from the coding sequence ATGACCAACTCATTCCCCACTCCGGAAAAAACCACGCTGACCGTTGGATACATGCCGTTAAGCGACAGTCTGCCACTGATTGCTGCACAAGAACTTGGCTATTTCCAGCAACAGGGCCTCGATGTGAAACTGCAGCAGGAGGTGTCTTGGGCCAATATCCGCGACAAACTGCTCGTTGGTCATTTTGATGCTGCGCAAATGCTGGCACCCATGCTGCTCGCGAGTCACCTGGGACTGGGCGGATTGAAAAAATCCATGCTGGCACCGATGTCACTGGCATTGAATGGCAATGCACTGACCATTTCCAATTCACTGGCACAGCGTCTGAGCGATCACACCGGGTTGGATGAACTCTACACCGATAGCAACAAAGCCGGCGCTGCGATGGCCGACATCATTGATCAAAATAAGCGTGACGGCCGCGACAAACTGGTGTTTGCAGTGGTATTCCCGTTCTCAGTACACAACCTGATGCTGCGCGACTGGCTGGCCGGTGCCGGGATTAACCCTGATGACGATGTACAGCTGGTAGTGCTGCCACCATCACAAATGGTGGAACACCTGCAGCAACAACATATTGATGGCTTCTTCGCCGGGGCACCCTGGAACAGCGTCGCCATTCAACAAGGCGTTGGTCAATGTCTTCTCGCTGGGCCTGATTTATGGGATGAAGCGCCAGACAAAGTGCTTGGTGTCACTCAAGACTGGAGCCAGCAACACCCGAATACGTTGTCGGCTGTTATCCGCGCGATCAAAGCCGGTTGTCAGTGGGCAGCAGAGAATCCGCAAGCAGGTGCGGAATTACTCAGTCAACATCTTGATCTGCCGCTGGAGTGCTTGTTACCGGCCCTCAGTGGTCACTTTGTTTATCGTAATGAGCAGCCACCACGATACATCGCCGATATGCTGGTGTTTACCCCGGAGCGGGCATGCGCGGCACAACAGCAACATGCCACCTGGTTCCTGCAACAGATGCAACGCTGGGGCTGGTTGCCGCAAAGCAGCAACATCGCAGATATTGCCAGCCAGTGCTACCGCGACCCCGCACAATCGCTGTGA
- a CDS encoding YgiQ family radical SAM protein gives MNQPQKHLFSNYPYWAECFGTAPFLPMSRQEMDVLGWDSCDVILVTGDAYVDHPSFGMAVMGRMLESQGFRVGIIAQPDWNDPDAFTRLGKPNFYFGVTAGNMDSLINRYTADLKVRSDDAYTPHGEPGKRPDRAVIVYSQKCREAYKDVPIVIGGIEASLRRIAQYDYWSDQVRRSVLIDSGADILLYGNAERAIVDLTHRLAAGEPVEQIDDLRGTTIVRDSTPAGWTEIDSSRIDWPGHIDQLPNPYDMKEANTEGCASDQKNQQNADEDDDVMPVKIIPMPLQRKVDHDADTTVIRLPSFEKVKNDSALYAHASRVLHQESNPYNARPLIQKHGNKEIWVNAPPIPLETDEMDSVFGFPYKRVPHPSYGDAKIPAYDMIRFSVNIMRGCFGGCTFCSITEHEGRIIQSRSQESIINEIEEIRDKVPGFTGTISDLGGPTANMYFLKCKSQEILNNCRRLSCVYPGICKNLETSHKPTTELYRAARALPGIKRIAIASGLRYDLAVEDPEYVRELVTHHVGGYLKIAPEHTEQNVLTKMMKPGMGTYDNFKRMFDKFSKEAGKEQYLIPYFIAAHPGTENKDMMNLALWLKRNKFRVDQVQTFYPSPMALATAMYHSERNPLKRMSYKQPKMNIPRDINQRRTHKAFLRYHDAKNWPMLREELKAMGRQDLIGSGPNALIPAEDDVGNKRVQRPGFKKSISSKKPGNKSPVKPQGTGAAKSSGGKKAASKKPGKFATQIKASGAKGNAGSGAGKAKRVRKLK, from the coding sequence ATGAATCAGCCTCAAAAGCATCTTTTTTCTAATTATCCATACTGGGCCGAGTGTTTTGGTACGGCGCCGTTTTTACCCATGTCTCGACAGGAAATGGATGTGTTGGGCTGGGACAGCTGTGATGTGATTCTGGTCACCGGCGACGCATATGTCGATCACCCGAGCTTTGGTATGGCGGTAATGGGTCGTATGCTGGAATCGCAGGGATTCCGTGTGGGGATCATCGCTCAGCCGGATTGGAACGACCCGGATGCTTTCACACGATTAGGTAAGCCAAATTTTTACTTTGGTGTGACCGCCGGAAACATGGATTCATTGATCAATCGGTATACCGCCGATCTGAAAGTGCGCTCAGACGATGCCTACACCCCTCATGGTGAACCCGGTAAGCGTCCTGATCGTGCGGTCATTGTGTATTCACAAAAGTGTCGAGAGGCCTATAAAGATGTGCCAATTGTGATTGGTGGCATCGAAGCCAGTTTGCGTCGTATTGCGCAATACGATTATTGGTCGGATCAGGTACGCCGTTCTGTATTGATTGACTCTGGTGCGGATATTCTGCTGTACGGTAACGCCGAGCGGGCCATTGTTGATCTGACCCATCGGTTGGCGGCTGGTGAACCGGTGGAGCAAATTGACGATTTGCGCGGCACGACTATTGTTCGGGATTCCACGCCGGCTGGGTGGACTGAGATTGATTCCAGTCGTATTGATTGGCCGGGGCACATTGATCAGCTGCCGAACCCGTATGATATGAAAGAAGCCAACACGGAAGGTTGTGCTTCTGATCAGAAGAATCAGCAAAACGCGGATGAAGATGACGATGTGATGCCAGTAAAGATCATCCCTATGCCATTGCAGCGTAAGGTTGATCATGATGCCGACACTACTGTGATTCGATTACCATCGTTTGAAAAAGTTAAAAATGACAGTGCCTTGTATGCCCATGCCTCGCGGGTTTTGCACCAGGAGTCCAATCCATACAACGCACGCCCATTGATACAGAAACACGGTAATAAGGAAATCTGGGTAAATGCACCGCCCATTCCGTTAGAGACGGATGAAATGGATTCGGTATTTGGTTTTCCCTATAAACGCGTGCCGCATCCGAGTTATGGCGATGCCAAGATTCCCGCGTATGACATGATTCGCTTCTCGGTCAATATCATGCGCGGCTGTTTTGGTGGTTGTACTTTCTGTTCGATTACGGAACACGAAGGACGCATCATTCAGAGTCGCTCGCAGGAATCCATCATCAACGAAATCGAAGAAATCCGTGACAAGGTTCCGGGTTTTACGGGAACGATTTCCGATCTGGGCGGGCCGACGGCCAATATGTATTTCCTCAAGTGTAAGAGTCAGGAAATTCTTAACAATTGTCGTCGTTTATCCTGCGTCTATCCGGGTATTTGTAAGAATCTGGAGACCAGTCACAAACCAACGACAGAACTGTATCGTGCGGCGCGTGCATTGCCTGGCATTAAGCGCATTGCTATTGCTTCGGGTCTGCGTTACGACCTGGCGGTGGAAGATCCGGAATACGTTCGTGAGCTTGTGACGCATCATGTTGGAGGGTATTTAAAGATTGCTCCAGAGCATACCGAGCAAAACGTACTCACGAAAATGATGAAGCCCGGAATGGGGACTTACGATAACTTCAAGCGTATGTTTGATAAGTTCTCGAAAGAGGCGGGCAAAGAACAGTACCTGATTCCTTATTTTATTGCTGCTCATCCGGGTACTGAAAATAAGGATATGATGAATCTGGCGTTATGGCTGAAGCGCAATAAGTTCCGGGTTGATCAGGTGCAGACTTTTTATCCTTCGCCGATGGCGCTGGCGACGGCTATGTATCACTCCGAGCGTAATCCGTTGAAGCGGATGAGCTACAAACAACCCAAAATGAACATTCCCCGCGATATTAATCAGCGCCGTACGCATAAAGCATTTTTGCGTTATCACGATGCGAAAAACTGGCCGATGCTGCGCGAAGAGCTTAAAGCCATGGGGCGTCAGGACCTGATCGGTTCTGGCCCGAATGCGTTGATCCCGGCTGAAGATGATGTTGGTAATAAGCGCGTTCAGCGTCCCGGTTTTAAGAAGTCCATCAGCAGCAAGAAGCCGGGTAATAAATCTCCGGTTAAGCCACAGGGCACGGGTGCTGCAAAGTCATCCGGCGGTAAGAAAGCAGCCAGTAAAAAACCGGGTAAGTTTGCAACCCAGATTAAAGCCAGTGGCGCTAAGGGGAATGCGGGCTCGGGGGCTGGAAAAGCTAAGCGTGTGCGTAAACTGAAATAG
- a CDS encoding AAA family ATPase: MSQDTQLQPEKLCLSISESQLNFTSTADLDEFQGVLGQDRAVNAIQFGVAMNRPGYNIFVMGDTGTGRSSYVKDYLKSEAKRQHTPNVWCYVNNFKNPREPKALELMPEQASQFKERIATLIDQLLATFPAALEHPAYQQKKSAIDYVFNRKYDRAIETVEREAHKRGVALYRDASTISFTPMRDGKALDETEFAQLSEDERETFHDDIGELEQMLSEQLAELPQWKRESSDSLRQLNQTTIKDAIAPLLNPIRDDFHEQGALIGYLDEMEEHLPRLVLEELVEEKMLELREEYVKRSSMEESLMPNFATQHESDSGAPVVYEPHPSYGNLFGRIEYASDQGALVTNFQRICAGALHKANGGYLILDAEKVLSEPWVWDALKRSLQSKQLKLDSPYSEMGLINTTSLLPELIPLDVKLVLIGSRQIYYLLQEYDEDFKRLFRAVVDFDSDLPLNDDNLTGYARLLKSRTNEQGYADLSRDAVVRMVQFSARLAEQQDVISARIGEQFDLLAEADFLRQLAGDAVIDRLHLNRAIAAKQERTGRVYDKLFEQMMDGTVLLETGGQAIGKINGLTVMALGDTSFGSPARITTTVYPGSKGVVDIEREVSLGQAIHSKGVMILSGFLGNRYAQKFPLAISAHIAMEQSYGYIDGDSASLGELVCLISALIHSPIDQSYAITGSVNQYGEVQAIGGVNEKIEGFFRLCKARGLTGNQGVIIPASNANNLLLKQEVIDAAAAGEFSVYAVSHVDQAIEILLNREAGVADTNGDFPEGSVNGDIIKRLEEISKMGDKKPD, from the coding sequence ATGAGCCAGGACACACAATTGCAGCCTGAGAAGCTGTGCCTTTCCATTAGCGAAAGCCAGCTGAATTTTACCTCCACTGCTGATCTGGATGAATTCCAGGGCGTTCTCGGCCAAGACAGAGCCGTCAATGCCATCCAGTTTGGCGTCGCCATGAACCGCCCTGGCTATAACATTTTTGTCATGGGCGATACCGGCACCGGGCGTTCATCCTACGTTAAAGACTACCTGAAAAGTGAAGCGAAACGTCAACATACGCCCAACGTCTGGTGCTACGTCAATAATTTCAAGAATCCTCGTGAGCCTAAAGCCCTTGAGCTGATGCCAGAGCAGGCGTCTCAATTTAAAGAACGTATTGCCACCCTGATTGATCAGCTGTTGGCGACCTTCCCGGCCGCACTGGAACACCCAGCGTACCAGCAAAAGAAATCGGCCATCGATTACGTTTTTAATCGTAAATACGATCGCGCCATTGAAACTGTTGAGCGTGAAGCACACAAACGAGGCGTGGCCCTGTACCGCGACGCCTCGACCATTAGCTTTACGCCTATGCGCGACGGTAAAGCGCTGGATGAAACCGAATTTGCCCAGTTAAGCGAAGATGAACGGGAAACCTTTCACGACGACATTGGTGAACTGGAACAAATGCTTAGCGAACAACTGGCTGAGCTGCCACAATGGAAGCGAGAAAGCAGCGACTCATTACGCCAGTTAAACCAAACCACCATCAAAGATGCGATAGCACCCCTGCTCAATCCGATTCGGGATGATTTTCATGAACAAGGCGCTTTGATCGGTTATCTTGATGAAATGGAAGAACACCTGCCGCGCCTGGTACTGGAAGAACTGGTCGAAGAAAAGATGCTTGAGCTGCGCGAGGAATATGTAAAGCGCTCAAGTATGGAAGAATCGTTAATGCCAAACTTCGCCACACAACATGAAAGCGATAGTGGTGCCCCAGTGGTTTACGAACCGCACCCAAGTTACGGCAATTTGTTCGGCCGCATTGAATACGCCAGCGACCAGGGAGCGCTGGTAACTAACTTTCAGCGAATTTGCGCCGGCGCATTGCACAAAGCCAATGGTGGCTACCTGATTCTCGACGCCGAAAAAGTATTGAGCGAACCTTGGGTTTGGGATGCACTGAAACGCTCCTTGCAATCCAAACAACTCAAGCTCGATTCGCCGTATTCAGAGATGGGGCTGATCAATACCACCAGCTTATTACCGGAACTGATTCCTCTCGATGTAAAACTGGTACTAATTGGCTCACGCCAGATTTATTACCTGCTACAGGAATACGACGAAGACTTTAAACGGCTATTTCGCGCGGTGGTCGACTTCGACTCAGATTTACCGCTGAACGATGACAACCTGACGGGTTATGCACGGTTACTGAAGAGTCGCACCAATGAACAAGGTTACGCCGACCTGAGCCGCGACGCCGTTGTACGCATGGTGCAATTCAGCGCCCGACTGGCCGAACAACAGGATGTCATCAGCGCTCGCATTGGAGAACAATTTGATTTGTTAGCCGAGGCTGATTTTTTACGTCAACTGGCCGGAGATGCAGTCATTGATCGTTTGCATCTCAACCGCGCCATCGCAGCCAAGCAAGAGCGCACCGGTCGGGTGTACGATAAGCTGTTCGAGCAAATGATGGACGGTACGGTACTGCTGGAGACCGGGGGCCAGGCCATCGGTAAAATTAACGGCTTAACCGTAATGGCCCTGGGCGATACCAGTTTTGGTTCGCCTGCGCGCATTACCACAACGGTTTACCCGGGCTCCAAAGGCGTGGTGGATATCGAGCGTGAAGTTTCTCTCGGTCAGGCGATCCATTCCAAAGGTGTCATGATTCTCAGCGGCTTCCTCGGTAATCGCTACGCGCAGAAATTCCCGCTGGCCATATCCGCCCATATCGCGATGGAACAGTCCTATGGCTACATCGACGGCGACAGCGCCTCGCTGGGCGAGCTGGTGTGTCTGATTTCGGCTTTAATTCACTCACCTATCGATCAGAGTTACGCGATTACCGGTTCAGTCAATCAATACGGCGAAGTTCAGGCAATTGGTGGCGTAAACGAAAAAATAGAGGGCTTTTTCCGACTGTGTAAAGCGCGCGGTTTAACCGGCAACCAGGGCGTTATTATTCCGGCATCCAACGCCAATAACCTGCTGCTAAAACAAGAGGTGATTGATGCCGCAGCTGCTGGTGAATTCAGTGTTTACGCGGTCTCACACGTTGATCAGGCCATTGAAATTTTGCTCAATCGTGAAGCCGGTGTGGCCGATACTAACGGCGATTTCCCTGAAGGCAGTGTAAATGGCGACATCATCAAGCGCCTGGAAGAGATTTCTAAAATGGGCGACAAAAAGCCAGATTAA
- a CDS encoding ion channel, with product MNTTGKLQPCCYCSPDGWRCDQPAMYGNYCFWHDKSHSKAGIELRQTLEQWAQSGRPLDGLQLARTDLRGINLVNRDHKDGYSCQGADFYRADLSGAHLFKLNARDSSFMKANLAGANLHCADFRGCNLLGTRLTHARLENIQWGDHLRQELQALDMLSACQPATANDLWQESEEVSRNIRKQCEKQGMFECAGFFFKKEMVCRRYQMPLFSSQRFISKVVDLFCGYGESPLRVVLFSLVMIICCALIYFVMGVTTGADMLHYSMHASHSENLLRFLNSMYFSIVTFTTLGYGDIAPVGVARFVAAVEAFVGSFTMALFVVVFVKKMTR from the coding sequence ATGAATACAACCGGTAAGTTACAGCCTTGTTGCTATTGCTCACCTGATGGTTGGCGATGCGATCAGCCTGCCATGTATGGCAATTATTGTTTCTGGCACGATAAATCACATAGTAAAGCGGGCATTGAGTTACGGCAAACGCTGGAACAATGGGCTCAGTCAGGGCGTCCATTAGATGGATTACAGCTGGCGCGAACCGATTTACGAGGCATTAATCTGGTGAATCGTGACCACAAAGACGGTTATTCCTGTCAAGGTGCTGATTTTTACCGGGCAGATCTGTCGGGCGCTCATCTGTTTAAACTCAACGCCCGTGACAGCTCATTTATGAAAGCCAATCTGGCGGGGGCGAATCTTCATTGTGCTGATTTTCGTGGCTGTAACTTATTGGGGACTCGTCTTACTCATGCGCGCTTAGAGAATATTCAGTGGGGTGATCACCTTCGCCAGGAATTGCAGGCACTCGATATGTTATCGGCGTGTCAGCCGGCAACGGCTAACGACTTATGGCAAGAGTCAGAGGAGGTTTCACGCAATATTCGTAAGCAGTGCGAGAAGCAGGGTATGTTCGAGTGCGCCGGGTTTTTCTTCAAGAAAGAAATGGTTTGTCGACGTTATCAAATGCCTTTATTCAGCTCCCAACGGTTCATTTCGAAAGTGGTTGATCTGTTTTGTGGCTACGGTGAATCCCCGCTGCGGGTGGTGCTGTTTTCGCTGGTGATGATTATTTGTTGCGCACTGATCTATTTTGTAATGGGAGTAACAACCGGTGCGGATATGTTGCACTACTCGATGCATGCCAGTCATAGCGAAAATTTGTTGCGCTTTCTCAACTCGATGTATTTCAGCATCGTGACGTTTACTACTCTGGGCTACGGAGACATTGCACCGGTTGGCGTAGCTCGGTTTGTTGCCGCTGTAGAAGCATTTGTTGGCAGTTTCACCATGGCATTGTTCGTTGTTGTTTTCGTAAAAAAAATGACACGCTGA
- a CDS encoding right-handed parallel beta-helix repeat-containing protein, with protein MKINTVANGIKPLALVTVMAITALNFSGCGSDSKNLTSNDPVAAPSKAFDCTDNDTVGARVICIGAVDDLSDQRIQDDLIAALAVARTGDTFILPAGRYNFNSTIEFNGLVDNVAVSNLTFRGAGKDKTIIDASGAAADGFLINNTNYLTFEDFGIYESNNNALKVTKSNGVIMRNMATVWETDYQASNGAYGLYPVETSNVLIEDCFVKGSADAGIYVGQSDKIVVRNNIAEKNVAGIEVENSTNADVYGNTARGNTGGILVFDLPIGNGKYGSGVRVFDNEITANNAPNFANTGTFAGGVHIVPPGTGVIVLSTSDVEIYHNRIRDHQTISIAIASYILADEKVAQPPKANVGMGEGEVQNYGDIHPYATAFMDGWSPFVRNLNIHNNTITVADGIDNPQGDLIKDLITGFKAFHNENPDIADGKITAPHILYDGIAELLANTPHPEGQGESMIAAIVAGINEVAAGIKANIPGAQDYTPINMAVFAAYGEDSGVCQSDIALNDPSLFAASVYQTSATADTFSTGAPREKLQLLAGGVSGVANAIMRDPNGVMNCASENAFRGSPATVTFNTETFGCTADDRTQAACAL; from the coding sequence ATGAAAATAAATACAGTAGCAAATGGAATAAAACCACTGGCTCTGGTGACAGTGATGGCCATCACAGCCCTCAACTTCAGCGGCTGCGGCAGTGACAGTAAAAATTTAACCAGTAATGACCCAGTAGCCGCCCCAAGCAAAGCATTCGATTGCACAGATAACGACACGGTCGGTGCGCGTGTTATTTGCATTGGCGCAGTGGATGACCTGAGCGATCAGAGAATTCAGGATGATCTAATCGCAGCACTGGCGGTTGCCAGAACCGGTGATACGTTTATTCTTCCCGCCGGTCGATACAACTTTAATTCGACCATTGAGTTTAATGGTCTGGTCGACAATGTAGCAGTTTCCAACCTGACATTCCGCGGTGCAGGCAAAGATAAAACCATTATTGATGCCAGTGGCGCTGCTGCTGATGGCTTTCTGATTAATAATACCAACTACCTGACTTTTGAAGACTTCGGCATCTACGAATCCAACAACAATGCATTAAAAGTGACCAAATCCAACGGCGTCATCATGCGTAATATGGCGACTGTCTGGGAAACAGATTACCAGGCCAGCAATGGTGCTTACGGCTTATATCCGGTAGAAACCAGCAACGTACTCATCGAAGACTGCTTCGTAAAAGGCTCGGCGGATGCCGGCATCTACGTTGGCCAGTCCGACAAAATCGTGGTACGAAACAACATCGCGGAAAAAAATGTGGCCGGTATTGAGGTCGAAAATTCGACCAATGCTGATGTCTACGGTAACACCGCACGCGGTAATACCGGTGGAATCCTGGTGTTTGACTTGCCGATTGGTAATGGCAAATACGGCTCCGGTGTTCGTGTTTTTGATAACGAAATAACCGCCAACAACGCGCCTAATTTTGCTAATACCGGCACCTTTGCCGGTGGTGTTCATATTGTCCCGCCAGGTACTGGTGTCATTGTGTTATCGACGTCAGATGTTGAAATTTATCACAACAGGATTCGCGACCACCAAACCATCTCAATTGCTATTGCCTCCTACATACTCGCGGATGAAAAGGTAGCGCAACCTCCGAAAGCCAACGTAGGCATGGGCGAAGGTGAGGTACAAAACTATGGCGATATTCATCCGTATGCGACGGCATTTATGGATGGCTGGAGCCCATTTGTCCGGAATCTGAATATTCACAACAACACCATTACCGTTGCTGACGGTATTGATAACCCACAGGGCGATTTAATCAAAGACCTGATCACCGGGTTCAAAGCGTTCCACAACGAAAACCCGGATATCGCCGATGGCAAGATCACAGCGCCACACATTTTATACGATGGCATTGCCGAGCTGTTAGCCAACACACCTCACCCGGAAGGCCAGGGGGAGTCCATGATTGCCGCCATCGTCGCAGGCATTAATGAAGTGGCCGCTGGTATTAAGGCCAACATTCCAGGCGCTCAGGATTACACCCCAATTAATATGGCTGTGTTTGCCGCGTATGGCGAGGACAGTGGCGTGTGTCAATCCGATATCGCCCTGAACGATCCAAGCCTATTTGCCGCTTCCGTTTATCAGACCAGCGCGACTGCCGATACTTTCAGTACTGGGGCACCACGCGAAAAATTGCAATTACTGGCTGGTGGAGTAAGTGGCGTAGCCAATGCGATCATGCGAGACCCCAACGGTGTGATGAACTGTGCCAGCGAAAATGCCTTCAGAGGCAGCCCGGCAACCGTCACCTTCAATACTGAAACCTTTGGCTGCACCGCTGACGACCGCACGCAAGCGGCTTGTGCGCTTTGA
- a CDS encoding response regulator: MTKPSGPRESARIMLVDDQPARAALLEQALTDAGCSVIARLSSAQGLMKRVEEHQPDVIIIDIESPDRDMLEHMSVLNQHNPKPVIMFSDEDDTSTIEKAMRAGVSAYVVDGLNPGRLKSIMDVAVARFREFQALRSELEKTRNQLADRRLLDEAKSLLMKQKGMSEEEAYHAIRKMAMDRGQRMVDVAKNIISVMDLLSN, encoded by the coding sequence ATGACCAAGCCATCTGGCCCGCGCGAATCAGCCAGAATTATGCTGGTAGACGATCAACCCGCTCGTGCGGCACTGCTAGAGCAGGCACTTACCGATGCAGGTTGCAGTGTGATCGCCCGCCTCAGCAGTGCCCAGGGGTTAATGAAACGCGTTGAAGAACATCAACCTGACGTCATTATCATCGACATCGAAAGCCCCGACCGGGATATGCTTGAACACATGAGTGTACTTAATCAGCATAATCCCAAGCCCGTCATAATGTTCAGTGATGAAGACGACACCAGTACGATTGAAAAAGCCATGCGTGCCGGTGTCAGCGCCTATGTTGTGGACGGTCTCAATCCTGGCAGACTGAAATCCATTATGGACGTCGCAGTAGCGCGGTTCCGCGAATTCCAGGCGTTACGCTCTGAGCTTGAGAAAACCCGTAATCAACTGGCAGACCGTCGCTTGCTGGACGAAGCTAAATCGCTGCTGATGAAACAAAAAGGTATGTCTGAAGAAGAGGCTTATCACGCAATCCGGAAGATGGCGATGGATCGTGGACAGCGAATGGTGGATGTCGCTAAAAACATTATTTCTGTCATGGATTTACTGAGCAACTGA